Genomic window (Oncorhynchus mykiss isolate Arlee chromosome 21, USDA_OmykA_1.1, whole genome shotgun sequence):
ACTTTCTCTAAATATCCCAGAATGCATTTTCTATGGAGGTATCACTTCCTGACTTAGCCAAGCAAtgattatggggggggggggggacattttcTTTTTAGTTTTCTTTTGTATTGTTATTAAAATGTTTctctacaaatacattttaatgttGCAATATTACTTATTGAATAAAGTACAACACAATTGACCTATGAATTGTTTGATACaatggttgattgaaaaacaattTGATTTTACCATGTAAGATGAGGTCTGAGAAATACAACAGTCATTGGAATGTTCTGGTTAAGAAGTGTACATAAAGTTCAAAGTCGGCAGCGTAGTCTTCATGAAAATGATGAAACATTCACACTGCTATACATACTGATACTGTTTTTTTTAACGtttcataaagagagagagttgtcAGACAGAACTGTGATATGAAAACAGGTAATAACATGTGTCTAGTCAAATTGGCTCCatatgtgtgtgtctcctgtaccTGTGGAATAGCATATCCCTTATAACTACGCCCCGTCTCTGACTGCCTGGGTTGCATGGTACCCCCGTGTGCCTTGCGATTGGTCGCTCAGGGCGGGAGCGCCAGGAAGCTGTCGAGTCGCGGGACGATGTAGTTGGTGTAATGGCCGTCGATGAAGCCTTTGCCACTGTTGTGGATGAACCAGCAGAAGACGTCAGATCCACGTTTCTTATCCCGCCTGTAGTCCTTCTGCCAGCCCCTGTCACACACGTGGACTAGTTACAACCTCGTCTACAAGCCTCGTCGTGTTAGCACTCACATGCACTCTGTCCCACTGTGTGATATGGTGGAAGGATTACCTGAACAGAGAGGAAGTCTACCGACTGAGTATGTGTGACGTGCTGATGTTGTTCCTGTAATTGTGTGTGGTTTACATGGCAGCAGGGATGTGCATGAGAGAGTGTGTTCTTACCTGGTGACGACCAGCTTGTTGCCCTTCACCTGCATGGTGGCCTTCTTCTTCAGAGGGTCAGCTCCCTGGTGCAGGTTAAACACCCTCACCTCTGGCTCCTGGCCAaactgacctacacacacacacacacacagatcagtgAAACCtagtgaagtaggctgtgattaaATATAGGGATACTGCTGCAGGATTCACTTTAAGGGAGATGTAGGGTATATTGCAACTGTATGTAAAATAATTTAATTAGCTTATAACATTAttgtaacagtacagtaacagggtAACACTTGGGTCCAATTGGTGACCTACCTATAAGGCCGTGGGCCTGAGAGGAGTACTGGTTGTTGTTGGGGATATAGAGGCCCAGGAAGTCCACGTGGGTTGGGTGTTTCTTCCACACACGATGTAGCAGCACCATCACAGTGATCTTGTCATCCACCGTCACCATCACCTTGGAGTCCTTCACTATGGAAACCTTCACCCTGAAACACACAGGGATCATAGCGTGTGGTTAAAACAGGAAACCATGTACTTATGAAATGTACTTTTTTACCTTACCACAGTAAAACAGGCTGATGGTGCCTCACCagcggtttgtgtgtgtctgtgtgtgcgggtgtgcatGTTCCTACCGGTCCTGGGTGATGTCGGCCGTGGCTCCCCAGGTGAAGGAGTGGTTGTTCCTGCCGTGAGTCAGGTCGATACGGTCGGTGCTGACTGACACTCTGATGCCGTCAGGCTGGTAGAACACTGATATGGTGCCAAAGTACGTGTtcaccttctccttctccttctcctccaccccGACCCTCTTAGAGCCAACCAACTGGCCATTCACCACCACGCCTAGAGGACAAAGAGGGCGGAGAATAAGAGGAcacaagcacagacacacacttatTTTGCATGCACACGCATACCTGCACCAGGGTCTGACACCAGATTGAGGATGTGTCCAGGCTCTGAGTCGATGTTGAAGCAGATGTCCATGTTGTTTTTAGGCAGGTGGACGATGAAGTGAGGGTCGTTCTCCACTgtcacacagaaaacacacagacaaacaaccgTTACTATAGTGACGCAATGGACATAGGAATATTACCCACTGAGACATTGCCAGGTAGGGAGGTAGGCGATGTTGATGGCCCAtccatatcaaatcatttctgggtaacaattaagtaacttactgtgattgttttgaaattaaaatggtcaaaaagaaacaaaaatagttacatgtggacagtaccaaaacaaatgatctaatgattctgtctcttcgcagcaaaatctgcagtaCTGGGATAGTTGTatgtataacattctattggttgcaagaattttgtatagtcaTTTAAAGTTTTGAATCCAGCGTTGTTTtctgtatcagttcataaaccatgtgccatggaatcaatacatcgaaaatctcttcccgaCTATTttgcaatatactgtatatatttttggggtccttaaatgaaactgatatacttttttatttatcacaattttctttagccaatgttggtctttaatgcagggccgacagacaagttccttactttctcccccttccacttgcctctacCATTTTACATTTAGAGTACAACAGACTCCGCCAGTCCTATTTAGGATGTCATTTACAAAGATGAAACCTTTTTTAAACATTCTTTCCaaagatattgttttttttaatgaattagtATGTTTGAatttaaccataatatttgttgtaatatttgttctgttttttttctctggtggattaaactgaaattgcaaccaactttctacggcttgttttaaaaatagtgatattttggagatgatatCATTTTCCAATAACCGAAAGTGAAAGgctgtaatctgaataaaggggaaaaggccattcttgaacatggggtaaAACATCCTTACTAATCTgttagagaaccagtttggatttaagtataacttttgaatGACTGAAGCCTTTATTGAGAGCTCttatgctttaatatttaatcattattGTCCTCCGAAtgccattccaaatcaaatataatatttttgctcatataatttaaaaaacaagtcgCTAGGTGTACAGTAGTCAAGGCCATAAGCgaataggtaaactgggatatgactaaatagATAAtgagggtgatttttccacaaatacacaggtattttcctttccacaATAGCCAGATCtaatctatttttgctaactttacATTCAAATGCATTGTAAGGAGAttatttctttcttttgggatatGAATATCGAGTATGTCCACTTCACTGTTAGACCATTGTCaggccctgaccatagagagccctttgttcagggcgtgactagggggtgatcTAGTATAGATATTTCTATGTGGGTgctaatatggttcccaattagaggcagctgtttgtcgttgcctctgattggggatcatatttaggtaggttGTTTCCCCCACCTGCctttgtgggatattattttgtgttttgtgcatgtgcaccacgtggtcacgtttcgttgtttattgatttatttgttttgttcttgctaagtttcactttataataaatatgtggaactcaacatccgctgtgccttggtccgtctctcctcACGTACGTGAAAGAATATCCCACCAACAAAGAACCAAGCAGCGTGCTACGATGGGGAAAATAATTTGGACCTGGGAAGAAATAATAGAAGGACAGGAGATACTTCCTTGGCAGGGGTCACAGAGGAcgcaaggagagaagggaggacagtgaTGACGCCAGGGTTCGCACCCACAAAGAAAGCCAAAAAAACAGCCCGAAACTAaaacatttgggggggggggggcatgaggGGTGGTCGGCGGAGCTAGCGGTCGAGCAGcggagagtgccagagcctgtGTGGGAGTCGATAGAGGAATTTAATGAGAGATACCAGAGCGAGGTTCTGGCAAGGAGTATGCTACAGCGCAGGCGCACTGAAGAGCGCCTTCTCAGCCCAGTACCATCTGttccagctccacgcaccaggccaccAGTGCGCCTTCAGGGCGAGTGCTccctgcactcgccctgaagagccAGAGACTGTCAGGGAGGTAATGGggaagttgggagagagagagatgttgtgcaAGTGTGTTCTGCTCAACATCCGACCAGAGGATCTGGTTAGCAGTCTGGTGCAACTTGGGCCAGCTCCACGCTTCTGGCCTCCAgagcgcctccccagtccggtgcgtcctgtgtctcctcctcgcaGTCGCCCTGAAGTAcgtgtccccagtccggtacatcctgtgcctgttccccgcactcgccctgagttgcgtgtcaccagtccggtaccacctgtgccggctccacgcaccaggcctccagtgcgccttcccagtccggtaccacctgtgccggctccacgcaccaggcctccagtgcgccttcccagtccggtaccacctgtgccggctccacgcaccaggcctccagtgcgccttcccagtccggtaccacctgtaccggctccacgcaccaggcctccagtgcgcattcacagtccggagcctccggcgacggtccccagtccggagcctccggcgacggtccccagtccggagcctccggcgacggtccccagtccggagcctccggcgacggtccccagtccggagcctccggcgacggtccccagtccggagcttccggcgacggtccccagtccggaacctgcgacggtccacagtcctgATCCAGGGAAGGAGCTctcctctgcgccgatgcccagtccaggcacggcgtccaacccagctccatggctGGAGCCATCCTTGGCACCGATAcccagtccaggcacagcgtTCAGCCCGGCGCCATGGCCGGATGCGGGGTCTGGGTGGGGGCTACGAcctgcaccagagccgccaccgagacTAATCACCCCCCCTTACCCTCCccatttggtttcaggttttgcggctggggtccgcacctttggggggggtactatcacgctctgaccatagagagccctttgttctctatgttgtagtaggtcagggcgtgactaggtgGTGATCTAGTATAGATATTTCTCTATGTGGGTgctaatatggttcccaattagaggcagctgtttatcgttgctgctgattggggatcatatttaggtaggttGTTTCCCCACCTGcatttgtgggatattattttgtgcatgtgcaccacgtagtcaagtttcgttgttagtttattgatttatttgttttgttcttGCTAAATTTCACTttataataaatatgtggaactcaacatccgtgccttggtccgtctctcctcACGTACGTGAcaaccattttattggtaaattacacagtaatgtaaaagttgtcattttttagtgatccaatacgtaatattgtacacttaccatcatttggttgtaatccagagaggttaaacAAAGTATCTAGATCATCtttgaggctgtggagggatccaaattgTTGATTTacaagaaaacatgaatcatcagcgtacaatgagaCCTTTGTGTTTTAAGTCATGGATTTCTAGGCCGTAGAGATTATTGATATTAGTCCAAAAACCCCACCCAGCAAAACAAGCTGACATTTCAGGCAaacttttcaaacagctcttacacagtGCATTATCATAATATTCACAATTTCACagcattattccaacctcatagtggggaaatatatatatacaacacAGGGAAATCACGTTTTATCCGCACTGCCCCTTTAAAAACAGAGTGAATGGCTATGTGTATGTTTCTACGTATTGTGATATGGACAGGTAGAGAAGCATTATGCTGTAGCACAGATGTGTATagaggtttgtgtgtgttatggtcACCTATGGTGATGTGATCTGGTAGGGGCCTCTCGGCGTGGCTAGGGGGGGCAGGGGTGGTCCTCTGGACCCAGGGGGGGATGCTGTGAACCATCTGCACTGGAGTCCTTCCTCCGAGAGCAGCCATACCAGatcctcctacacacacacacacacacacacaccaagtttgGGAAAGCTTTAGTCACTCTCTTGCCCTCATGTACATTTACAAGACCCAAAATGGGGGACTCTAGTGATTTTGATCAGGCACCTGCACAGCAGCCCTGTTTGGGGTCATTAGGGGAGTCAGCGAGCAACCTCTCCTTGCCCTCCTCACTCTCCACCAGTAGGGCAGTGAGGGGCGTGACAAACTGGTGCTCCACAGCCAAGGTCAGGATCCTCTGTGTGATCTTCCTCTTGTGACCAGCAGTGGGGGCCAGGGACCTGCAGGGAACAGGGATATACCATTCACAAAATGTTACTCTGTGTGTTTATTCATGCTCTGTATTCTGTATCGAAGGGCGGGCAAATTATAGCACAAGCTTTGTATTCGCTCCTTAAATTGAAAATAAAGATGTGTtaaactatctctctctccctctctctcacctctcgaCCAGTAGCTGGTTGACAGTGATGTAGGCCCACATCTGTCTGGCGAAGCCAGTGAAGGCATGCTGCTGCTGGGCCAGCGCAGCGTCTAGCTCCAGGTAGTCTGCTTCAGTCTGTAGGGACAGGTCCAGACGATcctgggaggaagagggggacagagagagggtagtgtgtgtgtgtgtgtgtgtgtgtgtgtgtgtgcgtgtgcgcagtggtgtaaagtacttaagcaaaaaatatttttaagtactacttaagtcattttttggggtatctgtactttactatttatgtttgaatacttttacttcactacattcctactaaaagtatgtactttttactccatacattttccctgacacccaaaagtactttttacagtttgaatgcttagcaggacaggaaaatggaaAATTCCcccacttatcaagagaatatccctggtatTCGCTACTCCCTCatatctggtggactcactaaagagacatgttttgtttgttaattatgtctgagtgttggagtttgcccctggctatctggttTGGTTAATATAAGcaatttcaaatgatttatacttttaatttTACTTTGGATACTTAActatttttaaaaccaaatacttttagacttttactccagtaatattttactgggtgactttcactttgacttgagtcattttctttacttttactcaagtatgactttTGGGTACTTATTCCACccctgtgtgtatgagtgtgcatgcgtgcatgtgtatgTATGACTCACAGCGGATGCAGTGGTGAAGCTGTTAAGAGTAGTGGACTCAGAGGGCAGCACCTTCCCAGCCACCACCAGCTCTGAGCCACTGAAGTACTTGTCAAAGTGGTTCTGTGTGACGTCAGAGACAGAGTCCTCTGGGAACTGAACTGTGATCTTCCtcaggagaggagacgagacctGGCTGTAGAACCGCTGGAGGAGGAGAACGGAGGAGGGCGTTGAGGTCAGAGATGGCGGTGAGAGAGTGATTATACAACAATAGGAGGGGAATTCAGAGGAGAGGTAGTCACACAAAAGggggagagcggagggaggggACGGAGGAAGAGTAGTGATACAACAGGATGCAAGATTAGGTAGAGAAGGATAAATGGGAGTTTCAGGGGCAGGGGTCTATTGTACCCGTATCTGATCTGAGGCGTCGTGGCTGGTGTAGATCCTCTGGGCCACGCCCCTATTCTCCATGGCGATGCGTTCCAGGAAGTCGTAGTCGACATCGAAGCCGATGCCcaatgagaagagagagaactcCTCCCTCATGACCTTCTTCACATTCTTCTGGATGGCGCTGAGCTTGATCTCTCCTACGCAGAGAGGGAGTGATGGTGGATGACGGTAGCACAATAATATGAAGGGCAGTACACCACTGGAGGTTATTAGATGGGGCGTGAGGGGGAAAATGAAGGGGGGTGAAGTGGTATGAGTTGGGTGATGAAACGTCAGTCATTGTCAGTTTTGGGATCAGCAGCGGTATGATGTCTCACCGACAGTGGGGTCTCCATCAGACACCAGCATGATCATGGAGACAGAGCGTGGGTCAATCATGCCCTGATTGGACGCCTTCACCAGCATCTGCACCGCCCTCATCAATGCCTCATTGATATTGGTGCCTGAATCGGGTCAAAGGGCAGCGAGAGCCAATCAGATACACATCCAGACACAGCCTTCCGTTATCCAccactctttcctctcttcctcattcctctgtctgtccccattACTTAATCCCATCCAACCCTCTACTTCCTTATAATCCTCCACAtcgttctctttctctgtcgctctctttctttcatccctcccttctccctccctccttctctcacctcCGTTGGGTTTGATGTTCTGGATGTATTTCTTGGCCTCAGCCACCTGTATGGTGCTGCCTGGAACCAGCTCCTCACTCCAGCAGCGCACGTTGTGGTTGAAGTCAACTATGCTGAAGTAGTCATCCATGGTCAGGTCATCCAATATGGTCTGCATAGCCTccacagtctgagagagagagttatcgagcaagagagagagataaagtcaTAAATGAGATTGGAGAGTAATTTGAGTGCAGTTTCACAGAATACCCACATGAGGGCAGTGTGGCATTTGGCAAGCAGTCTGCCGGttgtgagagaagagagatgtaCGACCCTGATGGAGCAAAGATTGACCCCTGTGAGTTTTTTTATGGTTACGTCACACACCTGCTTCATCTTGACTCCCCACATAGATCCACTGACGTCAATGACGAATACAATGTTTTTAGGAAGGGGGGAGAGGTTGGCCGGGGCGAAGAAATGCACAAAATGCCCGTCAGAAACCTAGGAGAAACAGTGAGATAACAGTGACCAATACTTCCTGTATTACATTTCTGTTACAAAGTAAAGTGACACAAAGAGTGTGTTACTGCGTGTGTTTCGGTCAGTGTGTGTACCCACATGTAGTTCCCCGGCATTGCTGTCTCTCAGGACGTCGTATTTGACGGTAAAGATGCCATCGATAGCGCTGGTGGTGCAGTTCTCGCACTTCCTCTGCTGCTGGAGCGAGGGCTTGAACACCACGTGAGCCTTGTCCTTCGAGGAGGTGAGTTTGGCCATGCCGCTGAAATGCTCTCCCAAGGTGTTGAGTGTCTCCACAGAGGCGATGCCGCTGGGCTCATAGATATACACGTCCACCtgcggagagacagggagacggtTCAAATACGCTGACACATCCGCACTGACCTATCAAAACACAGTCGTTAAATaccacacacaggcacgcacacatgcacaaacgTAGGCTCTCTCACCTGGAACTGGGGCACCAGTCGTCCAGGCTGCAGGTATAGTGAGTGTTCATAGAAGCCCAGCTTCCTCTGCATCATTTCCTGGTAGTGCAACTCAAACTCTATCTTACTGCCGGGAGGCACGTGGACCTCCGTCTTAAAGGTCTCCATGTCCTGGGAGTTAGCCCTGTGGTGTAGCATTACCAGCTCTATAGTCAGTCACAGGACACTAGAAAGGTCTTATGCAACAACAATGTCTGTTATACACGGCATAGACCATTATGAATGGCATAGGATTCATAACGGTCAAAAATGGGTGGGAACCCATTTCCCTGTATTGTCCAAGATGTCATTCTTCAGTATAGCTACACTAAATACCATGGCCATGGTGCATTGTGGGCTGTACGGTACCTGACGAGGCCTGCGGCCTTCCCTCTGGCTCTAGCCTGAGCGTAGAGGTTCCTAGCCACAGTCTTCTCCTTCACTGAGCCCACAAACGTGATCCCATTCACATTCCTAACAACAGGACACAACATAGTCCACAGCTCTTTCCATTCATTTCAGGGTTGTattgcagtgtgattgcgatcgTGACATTTGGATTGTGATTGAGAATTGAGATTGTGATTTTTATTGTGATTGAGACGGTTGGCTCACATGGTGAAGTTGGTGATGAAGGCTTGTTTGGGGATCTGGACGTTGAAGCCAATGCTCTGGGCATTTGGACCAGAGTTGACCACAGAGCTCTTGACCGTGGTGTGGCAGAACCGCGACGTGATGCGGCTCTCCACCTTGTAGCTCTTAACTGTGATGTCATCACCCCGGATGGCCTACCGAGAGAGGTGGAGCACGTGAGACTGACTTTGGCTGTGATGTCATCAACTAGGGACGAGTGCCGTTGCATAGGAATTGTCAAGCTCTCAAGCTCTCTACATTTACATATAAACCACAAAAAACAACTGGTTTCGGAACACAGAATTGTCTTTTTAAATCTACAAATCAAAATATCTGACTGAAAAATGGATAGGACATTTTTTTCTTTGGAGTATGTACTTGATGATAAAAAAccttaagaacacctgctctttccatgacatagactgaccaggtgaatccaggtgaaatctatgatcccttattgatgttacttgttaaatacatttcaatcagtgaagatgaaggggaggagacagcttgagacaattgagacatgtttttttatgtgtgtgtgccgtcccgagggtgaatgagcaaagcaaaatgtttaagtgcctttgaatggggtatggtagtaggtgtcaggcactGCAACGCAGTGTcaggaactgcaacgctgctgggtttttaatgctcaaccgtttcctgtgtcaatcaagaatggtctaccacccaaaggacatccagccaatttgacacaactgtggaaagcattggagtcaacatggaccagcatccctgtggaacgctttcgacaccttgtagaatccatgtccCAGTGAATTGAAGATGTTCTgggggggaaaagggggaggtgcaactcaataataggaaggtgttcctaatgtttggtgtagTCAGCGTATAACAGGCTGTGAATTCTGAGAAAGAAAGTGACACATTTTACCACAGAAACGttaaatggatgtagcaactgcagagtGAAGTCAATAACCTGTCTGTCAGCGGATTCTCTTCAAACAGGACCATTGATTAGTAGATAAGAGGATTAAACTCTGCCACATTGGACAGAGGGGTCGAACACCaagcagagaccagagagagaaaccTACCTCAAAGTCTTCCTGCTCCTCACTGGTCAATATCGCCCTctggaaacacacagaaacaatcAGCTCTGTACCAATCAATCAAGCTGATGTATTTTATAAAtctctttttacatcagcagttgtcacaaagtgctttacagatagATACCCATTCTAAAACCTCAAAAAGCAAGCAATGTGGATGCAGGAGTATCTGTATTGTCCCATAACTGCCCTCAGAGAGAAAATGTTTCATATGTATCAGTAACTATAGGTAGGTGAAAATGGCATAACAATTCTATAGATATTCTAAATTAAATGTTTGAATTGTCAGTAAGCCTATATTGACCACATGTATAGGACTTTCATTGGGTTCAATCCATTGACCTCTACGTAACCCCTTTATCAATAGTTCAGAGGTCAATGAAGCAGACTGCTTGCTTTTACATGTTGTTGGTATTCTATTTCTGTAAttgggcaaaaaaacaaaaaacccaCCTCAAGACAGGATCATTTCCCTCATAATATGTTGCATTATTGAATCAATGTCATATTGAATATAAgaaatgcatattattaatgaTTGTGAATAGCAAACTATGACATTGTATAACATTAATTCAGACAAATTGTTTGGAAAAAAGAAAAGAAGAGTTTCATCTCACCTTAAATCGTCCATGTTGTTCATCTAATGACTGGTAGAACAAAAGGGCCGTttgtaaaatagaaaataaaGTTGTACATTAATCAATCACATGGACGTCACATATA
Coding sequences:
- the LOC110500126 gene encoding inter-alpha-trypsin inhibitor heavy chain H2 is translated as MRRLALLLGLLALHQTHCFEFVVEGEWETETSLDEQHGRFKRAILTSEEQEDFEAIRGDDITVKSYKVESRITSRFCHTTVKSSVVNSGPNAQSIGFNVQIPKQAFITNFTMNVNGITFVGSVKEKTVARNLYAQARARGKAAGLVRANSQDMETFKTEVHVPPGSKIEFELHYQEMMQRKLGFYEHSLYLQPGRLVPQFQVDVYIYEPSGIASVETLNTLGEHFSGMAKLTSSKDKAHVVFKPSLQQQRKCENCTTSAIDGIFTVKYDVLRDSNAGELHVSDGHFVHFFAPANLSPLPKNIVFVIDVSGSMWGVKMKQTVEAMQTILDDLTMDDYFSIVDFNHNVRCWSEELVPGSTIQVAEAKKYIQNIKPNGGTNINEALMRAVQMLVKASNQGMIDPRSVSMIMLVSDGDPTVGEIKLSAIQKNVKKVMREEFSLFSLGIGFDVDYDFLERIAMENRGVAQRIYTSHDASDQIRRFYSQVSSPLLRKITVQFPEDSVSDVTQNHFDKYFSGSELVVAGKVLPSESTTLNSFTTASADRLDLSLQTEADYLELDAALAQQQHAFTGFARQMWAYITVNQLLVERSLAPTAGHKRKITQRILTLAVEHQFVTPLTALLVESEEGKERLLADSPNDPKQGCCAGGSGMAALGGRTPVQMVHSIPPWVQRTTPAPPSHAERPLPDHITIVENDPHFIVHLPKNNMDICFNIDSEPGHILNLVSDPGAGVVVNGQLVGSKRVGVEEKEKEKVNTYFGTISVFYQPDGIRVSVSTDRIDLTHGRNNHSFTWGATADITQDRVKVSIVKDSKVMVTVDDKITVMVLLHRVWKKHPTHVDFLGLYIPNNNQYSSQAHGLIGQFGQEPEVRVFNLHQGADPLKKKATMQVKGNKLVVTRGWQKDYRRDKKRGSDVFCWFIHNSGKGFIDGHYTNYIVPRLDSFLALPP